One Owenweeksia hongkongensis DSM 17368 genomic region harbors:
- a CDS encoding nucleotide sugar dehydrogenase has translation MNLSDKKIAVIGLGYVGLPLAVEFGKKFPTVGFDINTVRIDQLQKGEDVTLEVENEYLKSVVVDNPMAINNRGLYCTSSIGDMSDCNVFIVTVPTPTDKYNRPVLTPLVKSSETVAAVLKKGDIVIYESTVYPGVTEDECVPVLEANSGLKYNEDFFVGYSPERINPGDKEHTVTKILKVTSGSTPEIADVVDAIYREVIIAGTHKAPSIKVAEAAKVIENSQRDINIAFVNELSKIFNRLGIDTLEVLEAAGTKWNFLPFKPGLVGGHCIGVDPYYLAQKAQEVGYHPEIILAGRRLNDGMGAYVATEVVKCMLKKDIAITSSKVLMLGITFKENCPDIRNSRAIDIINELKTYDIQVDVFDPWANEEEVKHEYGIDLITSFEALDKASYDGVVLGVAHNSYLELDIAGLRKENSVMYDVKGIWPKDQIDARL, from the coding sequence ATGAATCTTTCGGATAAAAAAATTGCAGTAATTGGCTTAGGCTATGTCGGACTCCCTTTAGCAGTGGAGTTTGGTAAAAAATTTCCAACTGTAGGTTTTGATATTAATACTGTAAGAATTGATCAGCTTCAAAAAGGTGAAGATGTCACTTTGGAGGTGGAAAATGAATATCTTAAATCCGTTGTTGTGGATAACCCCATGGCTATAAACAACAGAGGACTGTACTGTACATCTTCTATAGGTGACATGTCAGATTGCAATGTTTTTATAGTTACAGTGCCTACGCCAACTGATAAATATAATCGTCCAGTATTGACACCTTTGGTTAAGTCTAGCGAAACCGTGGCAGCGGTATTGAAAAAAGGAGATATAGTAATTTACGAATCAACTGTATATCCAGGGGTTACTGAGGATGAATGTGTTCCGGTATTAGAGGCCAATTCGGGATTAAAATATAACGAAGATTTTTTTGTAGGCTACTCTCCTGAAAGAATTAATCCGGGAGATAAGGAGCATACGGTAACTAAAATATTAAAAGTTACTTCCGGAAGTACTCCTGAAATTGCAGATGTAGTAGATGCTATTTATCGCGAAGTAATTATTGCTGGTACGCATAAGGCGCCAAGTATAAAAGTAGCTGAAGCAGCTAAGGTAATTGAGAATAGTCAGCGAGATATTAACATTGCCTTTGTAAATGAATTAAGCAAAATATTTAACCGCTTGGGTATTGATACCTTAGAGGTATTGGAGGCAGCTGGTACGAAGTGGAACTTTCTTCCATTTAAACCAGGTCTTGTAGGTGGTCATTGTATTGGTGTGGATCCTTATTATTTGGCACAAAAGGCTCAAGAGGTGGGGTATCACCCTGAGATTATTTTAGCTGGTCGTAGACTGAATGATGGAATGGGAGCCTATGTGGCCACTGAAGTGGTTAAGTGTATGCTAAAGAAAGACATTGCCATTACCAGTTCTAAAGTATTAATGCTCGGAATCACATTCAAAGAAAACTGCCCTGATATTAGAAACTCCAGAGCTATTGACATTATCAATGAGTTGAAGACTTATGATATACAAGTAGACGTGTTTGACCCTTGGGCTAATGAGGAAGAAGTGAAGCACGAATATGGAATTGATTTGATTACAAGTTTCGAAGCTTTGGATAAAGCTTCTTATGATGGAGTTGTGTTAGGTGTAGCCCATAACTCTTATTTGGAGCTGGATATTGCAGGACTTAGAAAGGAGAACAGCGTAATGTATGATGTAAAGGGCATTTGGCCCAAAGATCAGATAGACGCAAGATTATAA
- a CDS encoding SDR family oxidoreductase, whose translation MFDQPYHEGSLADKSFLITGGAGFIGSNIVEYLLKYGASKVRVLDNLSNGYYTNIEEFETNPAFEFVEGDIRDLETCKKALVGIDYVSHQAALGSVPRSIEDPINTNSVNIDGFLNMLTAVKDSDGIKRMVYAASSSSYGDSPALPKVEGNEGNPLSPYAVTKWVNELYADVYSKVYGLHTVGLRYFNIFGPRQNPDNPYAAVIPLFMKAAIDGVAPKMNGDGETSRDFTFVENAVQANVKAMLNTENLDQHEACNIAVGDRTTLNQLWDGIAKAADTDLSPVYGPERPGDVKHSLADISKAKTILGYNPKFRIDDGLKIAFDYYKQNFG comes from the coding sequence ATGTTTGACCAACCGTATCACGAGGGTTCATTAGCAGATAAATCATTTTTAATTACCGGAGGAGCTGGATTTATAGGCTCCAATATAGTAGAGTATTTGCTAAAATACGGAGCTTCAAAAGTGAGGGTGCTTGATAATTTATCGAATGGTTACTATACCAACATCGAGGAATTTGAAACTAACCCGGCATTTGAATTTGTAGAAGGAGATATCCGAGATTTAGAAACCTGTAAAAAAGCCTTGGTTGGGATTGATTATGTTTCTCATCAAGCCGCATTGGGTTCTGTTCCGCGTTCAATTGAAGATCCAATCAATACTAATTCGGTAAACATTGATGGCTTTCTTAATATGCTAACGGCTGTTAAGGATAGTGATGGGATCAAGCGAATGGTATATGCAGCCAGTTCATCTAGCTATGGTGATAGCCCTGCCTTGCCAAAGGTAGAGGGAAATGAAGGTAACCCACTTTCGCCCTATGCGGTTACTAAATGGGTTAATGAATTATACGCTGATGTATATAGCAAGGTATATGGACTCCATACTGTAGGTCTTAGATACTTCAATATTTTTGGTCCCCGTCAAAACCCAGATAATCCTTATGCGGCTGTAATTCCACTGTTTATGAAAGCTGCTATAGATGGTGTAGCCCCAAAGATGAATGGTGACGGTGAAACTTCACGAGACTTTACTTTTGTTGAAAATGCTGTGCAAGCTAATGTAAAAGCAATGCTGAACACGGAGAACTTGGATCAGCATGAAGCTTGTAATATTGCGGTTGGAGATAGAACTACACTCAATCAACTTTGGGATGGAATTGCCAAGGCGGCAGATACTGACCTGAGCCCAGTGTATGGCCCTGAGCGCCCTGGAGATGTAAAGCATAGCCTGGCCGATATATCCAAGGCAAAAACCATTTTAGGTTATAATCCAAAGTTTAGAATTGATGATGGTCTCAAAATAGCTTTTGATTATTACAAACAGAACTTTGGCTAA
- a CDS encoding lipopolysaccharide biosynthesis protein has translation MSTIKNQAISGVFWSLLQNVGGKGITFLVTLLLARLLTPSAFGLIGMLAVVIQLSQVMVNAGFSQALIQRKEISNEDYSSVFFLNLMVSIFLYTLLFFGAPYIADFYHQPQLVDLTRVLTLIFVINAFSFVQEAKLTRELKFKKLMMINLPSTIAGGVISIIMAYMGFGVWSIVALQISTRILYALQIWLYARWRPQLLMQWDRLKELFSFGGKIMLSSMIQAVYQNIYLIVLGRYFAVTSVGYYQNANNLVQTPSATISGAISKVSFSVFSSIQDDNEGLRSGYKKIVQQLMFWLCPAFVFAAILAEPLFEFLFTAKWLPAVPYFQVLCVVGILFPLNAFNLNMVNVKGRSDLYLKLEIIKKLIITVGVIICIPFGIKALLYFQAFNSVLSYIINSFYSGRFISYGLFSQLKDITPIVLLTISTGFLIFLVNQFLTVDSNVIRLTIGLFTGYSTYWIAAYLTKLAPFLDFTNLVRNRLVKS, from the coding sequence ATGAGCACGATTAAAAATCAAGCCATATCAGGTGTCTTCTGGTCTCTGCTTCAAAATGTGGGAGGTAAGGGAATTACTTTTTTGGTAACACTTCTTTTAGCTCGATTACTTACACCATCAGCTTTTGGTCTTATAGGTATGCTGGCTGTAGTTATCCAGCTTAGTCAAGTAATGGTCAATGCTGGATTCAGTCAGGCATTGATTCAGCGAAAAGAAATATCTAATGAAGATTACTCCTCAGTATTCTTCTTAAATCTTATGGTAAGTATCTTTTTATATACACTGCTGTTTTTTGGAGCCCCATATATAGCTGATTTTTATCACCAGCCACAATTAGTTGATTTAACCAGGGTGCTCACATTGATTTTTGTGATTAATGCTTTTTCCTTTGTTCAAGAAGCCAAACTTACCCGTGAATTAAAGTTCAAGAAGTTGATGATGATAAACCTGCCTTCGACAATTGCAGGTGGAGTTATCAGTATAATTATGGCTTATATGGGCTTTGGGGTTTGGAGTATAGTAGCTTTGCAAATATCCACTCGTATACTCTATGCTCTCCAAATTTGGTTATACGCTAGGTGGAGACCACAGCTTTTAATGCAATGGGATAGGCTTAAAGAGTTATTCTCATTTGGTGGAAAGATTATGCTATCTAGCATGATTCAGGCAGTGTATCAAAATATATACTTAATTGTGCTGGGGCGTTATTTTGCTGTTACCAGTGTGGGATATTATCAAAATGCCAATAACCTCGTGCAAACGCCAAGTGCTACTATCAGTGGAGCTATCAGTAAGGTATCTTTTTCAGTTTTTTCATCTATCCAGGATGATAACGAGGGGTTAAGGAGCGGTTATAAAAAAATTGTTCAGCAACTTATGTTTTGGTTGTGCCCAGCTTTTGTCTTTGCAGCAATCCTGGCCGAGCCACTTTTTGAGTTTCTATTTACAGCCAAGTGGCTACCAGCTGTACCATACTTTCAGGTACTCTGCGTGGTGGGTATACTTTTTCCGCTAAATGCTTTTAACCTTAATATGGTAAACGTAAAAGGTAGAAGTGATCTGTATTTGAAATTGGAAATCATAAAAAAGTTAATAATCACAGTTGGAGTAATTATTTGTATTCCATTTGGAATTAAGGCTTTACTCTATTTTCAAGCTTTTAACTCGGTGCTCTCTTATATAATCAATAGCTTTTACTCTGGGCGGTTTATTTCCTACGGCCTTTTCAGCCAGCTAAAAGATATTACACCCATTGTATTGCTAACTATTAGCACCGGTTTTTTAATTTTTTTAGTAAATCAGTTTCTTACGGTTGATTCAAATGTGATACGCCTCACAATAGGCTTGTTCACTGGATATTCAACTTATTGGATTGCAGCTTATTTAACTAAATTAGCACCTTTTTTAGACTTCACAAATCTTGTAAGAAATAGATTAGTAAAATCCTGA
- a CDS encoding DegT/DnrJ/EryC1/StrS family aminotransferase: MIPVTKPFLPPKEDYDKFLYGIWKRQWLTNMGPLASELELEIKDFLKVKHLLFVTNGTVALQMAIKALGLKGDIITTPFSFIATTSAIVWEGCNPVFVDIDRENLNIDPYKIEAAITENTTAILATHVYGNPCNVEEIQKIADKHNLKVIYDAAHAFGVKVNGKSVFDYGDISICSLHATKLYHSGEGGLIFTKDPDLLKKLAYIRNFGFDGPEAFAELGINGKNSEFHAAMGLANLAYVPEIIEKRRLLTERYNEKLKNFKGVRPLWHTGGTNNYAYYPIVLESEELLVEVQEALKKKEIFVRRYFYPSLATTVPYLPNTPLKITDDVAKRVLCLPLYFDLDLLEVDLICRLMLRVQNN, encoded by the coding sequence ATGATACCAGTAACAAAACCGTTTTTACCACCTAAGGAAGATTATGATAAGTTTCTGTACGGTATTTGGAAAAGACAATGGCTTACCAATATGGGCCCATTGGCTAGTGAGTTAGAACTTGAAATTAAGGATTTCCTAAAGGTTAAACACCTTTTATTTGTAACCAATGGAACGGTGGCTTTGCAAATGGCCATTAAAGCATTGGGGTTAAAAGGAGATATAATTACCACCCCATTTTCATTTATTGCTACTACCAGCGCAATTGTATGGGAAGGTTGCAACCCTGTATTTGTGGATATTGATAGAGAAAACCTAAATATAGACCCATACAAAATAGAGGCTGCGATTACTGAGAATACCACCGCCATATTGGCTACACATGTATATGGAAACCCATGTAATGTAGAGGAGATTCAAAAAATTGCAGATAAGCATAATCTAAAAGTGATATATGATGCTGCACATGCCTTTGGTGTAAAAGTGAATGGAAAATCTGTATTTGACTATGGAGATATATCTATCTGTAGTCTTCATGCTACCAAGCTTTACCATTCTGGCGAAGGCGGTTTAATATTTACTAAAGACCCCGACCTTCTGAAAAAACTTGCCTACATCCGCAACTTTGGTTTTGATGGGCCAGAGGCCTTTGCAGAACTGGGTATTAATGGAAAAAATTCAGAATTTCATGCGGCCATGGGCTTGGCAAACCTGGCCTACGTGCCAGAGATAATTGAGAAAAGAAGATTGCTCACGGAGAGGTATAATGAAAAGTTAAAAAACTTTAAAGGAGTAAGGCCACTGTGGCACACCGGAGGTACAAATAATTATGCCTATTACCCAATTGTACTCGAAAGTGAGGAATTACTAGTGGAAGTACAAGAGGCTTTGAAGAAAAAAGAAATTTTTGTTCGTAGATATTTCTACCCATCCTTGGCTACCACCGTACCCTATTTGCCAAATACACCGCTCAAAATTACAGACGATGTGGCCAAGCGAGTTTTATGCTTGCCACTATACTTTGACCTTGACTTACTGGAGGTGGATTTGATTTGTAGGCTAATGTTAAGGGTTCAAAATAATTAG
- a CDS encoding sulfotransferase family protein, producing MQDYTKPFFIIGNPRSGTSLFRLMLSNHPRMIVPPESGFMQWWYPTYHNWTAEDTANEAYLNQFIKDLSSSKKIETWKIDFDSLKLRIQKVIPKNYAQLIAQVYLQYTADNGNKNIERWGDKNNYFIEHLDLLHEIYPQAQFLFIVRDGRDVACSYKAIKNLKTESAYKPKLPYDIKDIANEWVENHQTILKFSRALEPSQCHFLKYEDLVFNPKAVLKEVTDFLKMEFSIEMLNYPDTNRSNKTEPLEMMDWKKKTLSEPDSSELGKYKKILSTREIQEFNKIAKPILNHFGYE from the coding sequence ATGCAAGATTATACCAAGCCTTTTTTCATAATTGGTAACCCGAGGTCAGGTACCTCCCTTTTTAGATTAATGCTTTCCAACCACCCAAGAATGATAGTGCCACCAGAAAGTGGATTTATGCAGTGGTGGTATCCCACATATCACAACTGGACAGCAGAAGATACGGCCAATGAAGCCTATTTAAATCAATTTATAAAAGACCTTAGTAGTTCAAAAAAAATAGAAACTTGGAAGATTGATTTTGATAGTCTAAAACTCAGAATCCAGAAGGTAATTCCCAAAAATTATGCTCAACTCATTGCCCAGGTATATTTGCAGTATACTGCGGATAATGGAAATAAGAATATAGAAAGGTGGGGAGATAAGAATAATTATTTTATTGAGCATCTGGACTTATTACATGAAATCTATCCTCAAGCTCAATTTTTATTTATTGTAAGAGACGGGAGAGATGTGGCTTGCTCATATAAGGCTATCAAAAATTTAAAAACAGAATCTGCTTATAAGCCCAAGCTTCCCTATGACATAAAAGATATAGCCAATGAGTGGGTTGAAAATCATCAAACCATTTTGAAGTTTAGTAGAGCACTTGAGCCAAGCCAATGTCACTTTTTAAAGTATGAAGATTTGGTATTTAACCCAAAAGCTGTACTCAAGGAGGTAACAGATTTTCTTAAAATGGAATTTTCGATCGAAATGCTTAACTATCCTGACACCAATAGAAGCAACAAAACCGAACCTTTGGAAATGATGGATTGGAAAAAGAAAACCTTAAGTGAGCCCGATTCAAGCGAATTAGGTAAGTATAAAAAAATATTAAGTACTAGAGAAATTCAAGAGTTCAATAAAATTGCCAAGCCAATCTTAAATCACTTTGGATATGAATAA
- a CDS encoding glycosyltransferase family 2 protein, which translates to MNKSMDYMVSVRLMAYNHGEYIAQAIQSILDQVVNFKVELVIGDDFSSDNTLEVAKSFESTDNVSIKVLDRQVGDSYWTKRQKLGRLYNFSNTIENCSGKYVALLDGDDYWIDPYKLQTQVDFMEANPEYSFSMGRVNMLIEETGAIKKRNEDVNPSVSEKYTLTDYLKKPFSQTSSFFFKNSTEPFPDWFYKVHAGDQSCVVIKTADGGLIKYHDKTFSVYRVNEKSISHQASFNVYEKFIDTLDYWKSHLNKSYSQILTINQKKYKQKSLFQLCKTKLCKVYYLLRVKLLEMRIRNLELLIPICLLYTK; encoded by the coding sequence ATGAATAAGAGTATGGATTATATGGTGAGTGTGCGATTAATGGCTTATAACCATGGCGAGTATATTGCACAGGCAATTCAGAGTATTTTAGATCAAGTGGTGAATTTTAAAGTAGAGTTGGTAATTGGTGACGACTTTTCTAGTGATAACACACTTGAAGTAGCAAAATCATTTGAATCAACTGATAATGTAAGCATAAAGGTATTAGATAGACAAGTTGGAGACTCATACTGGACGAAAAGGCAAAAGCTAGGGCGCTTGTACAATTTTAGTAATACAATAGAAAATTGTTCTGGAAAATACGTGGCTCTGCTTGATGGTGATGATTATTGGATAGACCCTTATAAGTTGCAAACGCAAGTGGATTTTATGGAGGCAAATCCTGAGTATAGTTTTTCTATGGGCAGAGTAAATATGCTTATAGAGGAAACTGGAGCGATAAAAAAAAGGAATGAAGATGTAAACCCAAGTGTGTCAGAAAAATATACCCTTACAGATTACTTAAAAAAACCATTTTCTCAAACTTCATCATTTTTCTTTAAAAATTCAACGGAGCCTTTTCCTGATTGGTTTTATAAAGTGCATGCCGGAGATCAATCATGCGTAGTTATAAAAACAGCAGATGGTGGCCTCATAAAATATCACGATAAAACATTTTCTGTATATAGGGTAAATGAGAAAAGCATATCCCATCAGGCAAGTTTTAATGTCTATGAAAAATTTATTGACACCCTTGATTACTGGAAGAGTCATTTAAATAAGTCATATTCGCAGATATTGACCATAAATCAAAAGAAGTATAAGCAAAAATCTCTTTTCCAATTGTGTAAAACTAAGCTTTGTAAAGTGTATTATTTACTTAGAGTTAAGCTCCTGGAGATGAGAATCAGAAATTTGGAGCTTCTTATTCCAATATGTTTACTATA